A DNA window from Canis lupus familiaris isolate Mischka breed German Shepherd chromosome 10, alternate assembly UU_Cfam_GSD_1.0, whole genome shotgun sequence contains the following coding sequences:
- the GTF2A1L gene encoding TFIIA-alpha and beta-like factor — protein MAFVNPVPKLYRSVIEDVIEGVRDLFAEEGIEEQVLKDLKQLWETKVLQSKATEDFFRNSVHSPVFTLQLPNSLHQTLQSSTASLVIPAGRPLPSFTTAELGTSSSSASFTLSGYPIHVPAGVTLQTASGHLYKVNVPIMVTQTSGRASILHPIQQVFQQLGQPPIIQTSVPQLNPCSLHATTEKSQRIETVLQQPTILHSGTVDRKHLENATSDILAPPANEREIMSEALLSQPESSQYISLPGVVFPPQVSQTDSQVEPVLSVSGSMTQNLNGRPFSTSQQGAQHRHMSDTQLHVLKNRMFGCDSIKQQRNTEEPSNLPVSEKDSNSQMDLSIQVTDDINEIIQIDGTGDASSNDEIGSTRDVDENEFLGIIDAGDLKVLEEEADSISNEDSTANSSDNEDPQIDIVEEDPLNSGDDVSEQDVPDLFDTDNVIVCQYDKIHRSKNKWKFYLKDGVMCFGGRDYVFAKAIGDAEW, from the exons CCTAAACTCTACAGATCTGTAATTGAAGATGTAATTGAAGGAGTGCGGGATCTATTTGCTGAAGAAGGTATAGAAGAACAAGTTTTAAAAGACTTGAAGCAG ctctgggaaacaaaggtttTGCAGTCTAAAGCAACAGAAGACTTCTTCAGAAATAGCGTCCATTCACCTGTGTTCACCCTTCAGTTGCCAAACAGCTTGCACCAAACATTGCAGTCATCAACAG CATCATTAGTTATTCCTGCTGGTAGACCTCTTCCCAGTTTTACTACAGCAGAACTG GGTACCTCAAGCTCTAGTGCAAGCTTCACTCTTTCTGGATATCCTATTCATGTGCCAGCAGGTGTGACACTGCAGACTGCATCTG gTCACCTTTATAAAGTCAATGTACCAATTATGGTGACACAGACTTCTGGAAGAGCAAGTATTCTACATCCAATTCAGCAAGTATTTCAGCAGCTGGGGCAGCCTCCAATAATCCAGACCAGTGTTCCACAATTGAACCCATGTTCTCTCCACGCCACAACTGAAAAATCACAGAGAATAGAAACTGTGCTCCAGCAACCCACAATTCTTCATTCTGGGACAGTGGATaggaaacatttagaaaatgccACCAGTGATATACTTGCACCTCCTGCAAATGAGCGTGAAATCATGTCTGAAGCCTTGTTGAGTCAGCCGGAAAGCTCGCAGTATATCAGTCTTCCAGGTGTTGTGTTTCCTCCACAGGTCTCTCAGACAGATTCCCAAGTGGAGCCCGTGCTCAGTGTTTCAGGCAGCATGACTCAAAATCTGAATGGTAGGCCCTTCTCCACCAGCCAACAGGGGGCCCAGCACCGGCACATGTCTGATACTCAGCTTCATGTTCTTAAAAATAGGATGTTTGGATGTGATTCTATAAAGCAACAAAGAAATACAGAGGAGCCCAGCAACCTACCTGTCTCAGAGAAG gaTTCTAATTCTCAGATGGATTTAAGCATTCAGGTAACTGAtgatattaatgaaataattcaaatagaTGGAACCGGTGATGCATCTTCCAATGATGAAATAGGAAGTACAAGAGATGTAGATGAGAACGAATTTCTAGGGATTATTGATGCAGGAGACCTAAAGGTACTTGAAGAAGAAGCTGACAGTATATCAAATGAAGATTCAACTGCCAACAGTAGTGATAATGAAGATCCTCAAATAGACATTGTAGAAGAG GACCCTTTAAATTCTGGAGATGATGTTAGTGAGCAGGATGTGCCAGACCTGTTTGACACAGATAATGTAATCGTCTGCCAGTATGACAAG